AAGCCTATTGCGATGAACCTTTTATCGTAAACCAACTGCATATGAGCCTAGCCAAGCTAAGCTGGGTCGATGCTGGAATCAGTGTAAACCGTGAACCTTGGAAGGATATTACCTTTCCTGAGGGAACCCTTGAGCATTGTCGAATGGAGAACATTCAGCTTCAAGCTTGGGGTCCACTCGCACAAGGCCTATTTAGTGGACGTTCGCTAACGGATCAACCAGAAAATATCGTCCAAACTGCTGCCATGGTCCAGGATCTAGCAGATGAAAAAGGTACTACTCCAGAAGCCATAGTGCTATCCTGGCTAATGACACATCCCGCAGCTATTCAGCCTGTGATTGGGACTGTGAATCCCCAGCGCATCGCTGCCTGCGCTGATGCGGACAAGCTGGAGCTTACTCGTAAAGAATGGTATGACCTGTATGTTAGTTCGCGTGGTACTCGTCTTCCCTAACCCAACCCACAATGAAACTCCCTAGGACTCTTAATAGCCTAATCGTGCCTCTCGCACGATTAGGCTATTTTTAATGCGGTCCCTTCCTCAGAAACCGTTCTTTATTGCGAATAAAAATAGATATCAAGCGAAAAATTGAGATAAATAGAGATAAATTAACATTTTTGTTCTTTATAGAGCACAAACGAGACTTATTGGCAGTTTTCTTTTTGATTTATTCCCTGTATTATTCAATACAAGAAGTCGTTCTCAATAAAGAACGATAATAACGAACCAAAGAAACTTAAGATATTGAGGGGAGGTATTCCTCTGAGACCCAGATCAGCAAAAAGAAGACCTAAAAGAAAGAGGCAAATCGGATTACGTGTTCTGCAATCAGGAATGGCTGTCTCCGTCTTGTTTCTGTATACCTCGCAGCAAGTGGGTAGTACCTATGGTGGTTTTGGAGCTACTACACAAATCACTAGCACAATTAGCTTTTGCGAAGTATTCCCAAACTCGATCAAGGGACTTCTTACAGAGTTTAAAGATCATGTCGATAGAGCTGTTGCTTTAAAAGGAACGCTGCAAAGCTATACCCTTTCGGGTGGTCTCTCCGGTGTTTCGGAAATAGAAGGCATGACGCTGGAAGAGCTTGATACAGCTGCGCAAGAGATTTCCACACAAATCTCCGCGCTTCAATCCCAAATAGATGGCGTTAATGAGCAGCTGGCTAACAACACTCAGATTTGGAATGACATCAATAGTGAGCTAAATGCAGCAGCAGCCGTACTATTCCAGATTGGAGGATATATGACCTCATTAGATTCAAACTGTCTAGAAATCAAGGATGAACAATTCTTCAATGAGCTACAAAATAGTCTGAATCAAAGCGGTGTAATCTCTGAATCCTTGAATACCTCCTTAAATGGAGTGATCCAATACCTAAGCTCCATTCACGACATCGGTCTTCCATTTGCTTCTGTAGTGACCAGTGATGTTTATGGACAGCTTGAGTTAAGCAACGGAGAGTTTCAGCAGCCACTACCCTACCTGATTGCTTTTAATCAGCCGGCCGGCAATATCTCTAGCGAGCTTACCTCCACTTATGAAAATCTCAATACTGAAATGAATGGTGTTAAAGAATCGGCTACTTCAGGAATCAGTAATCTTCAGAGTCAGCTCCAATTGATCAGTCAAACCCGTGAACAACAATTGGAAGCGCTTGAGAAAGCCCGACTAGAGGCGCTGGAACAAGCGAAGAAAGAAGAAGAGCGTTTAGCCCTGGAGAAAAAAGAGCAGCAAGAAGCCGAGGACAAAGCGAAAGCTGAAGAAAAAGCAAAAGCTGAAGCTGCAGAGAAAGCAAAGACGGAAGAGACTACACCGACAGGTGAAGCTGCTCCAGAGAACATAAATAAAGAACAACCTGAAGCCCCAGCCACTAACCCGGTCGATCCGGAAATTGGCGAAGAGCCAACGATTCCACAAGATGTACCACAGCAAAAGGTTCCTCAGGAGACGCCAAAGGCGGAAGACACCTCTTCCACACCGGTAGCCACACCAGCTCCTTCGGAAGCTCAACAAGACAAAGGTGGAGAATAATATGCGGATTAAAAAAATGATCAACAATACATTATCGAGCATCATGCTTGTGATTTTCATTCTGCTGGTAATAGCCGTAGTTTTATCTAAAGCATCCGGCGGTGAACCTGCCTTCTTCGGATACCAAATCAAATCTGTACTCTCAGGTTCGATGGAACCAGGGATTCAGACCGGATCGATTGTCGCTTTAAAACCCGGAGGAGATATGAATCGCTTCAAAAAAGGCGATGTCATCACCTTTAGAAATGAAGAAAACCTGCTCATTACTCACCGTGTTGTAGAAGCAACAATGAATAACGCTACCGGTGAAGCCATGTATCGCACGAAAGGCGATAACAATGATGCGCCCGACATGAACCCTACCAGTTCAACGAATGTTGTAGCTGAATATATCGGGGTCACCGTACCTTATGTCGGTTACGCTATGAATTTCGCGGTTTCCAAAGCTGGAAGTGTCGTGCTCATGATCGTACCAGGCTTGATGCTCCTGCTCTATGCTCTCTATTCGTCATGGAAGGCTGTAGCTGCACTCGAAAAGAAAAACGCGGCCATACTGCCTGCCTCTCCACCCCCAACAGAAATACAGTAATAAGTTGATTGTCCGCTTCCGCTTACGAACCGGAAGTTACAATATATAAATTTTATAAAATTTAACCACAAAAACCGAGGAGGAATTTTAATTATGGGTATCAAGAAAACATTGGGTCTTGGCGTAGCATCTGCAGCACTGGGTTTATCATTGATTGGTGGAGGAACCTTCGCTTACTTTAGTGACACTGCAACAAGCACTGCTACATTCGCTGCAGGTACACTGGATTTGAACTCCGATCCTTCTGTTATCGTAAATATTGCAAACCTGAAGCCAGGTGATACTGTCAAAAAAGATTTCAAACTAAAAAATGACGGCACCCTCGATATTGGCTCTATTATTCTCAAAACTAAGTACAACGTTAATGATGTAGGTGGTAACAACAACGGTGTTGATTTAGGTAAATTCATTAAAGTTAAATTTCTGCAAAATAAGGACAAGAGCGGTAACATTATTCCGGATATTGTAGTTTATGAAACAACATTATCTGAATTACAAAATTTAACACCAGATCTCGTAGAGAAAGTGCCGTT
This window of the Paenibacillus sp. FSL R10-2734 genome carries:
- a CDS encoding TasA family protein encodes the protein MGIKKTLGLGVASAALGLSLIGGGTFAYFSDTATSTATFAAGTLDLNSDPSVIVNIANLKPGDTVKKDFKLKNDGTLDIGSIILKTKYNVNDVGGNNNGVDLGKFIKVKFLQNKDKSGNIIPDIVVYETTLSELQNLTPDLVEKVPFLGSEASGIKAGTSDTFTVKFEFVEDNKDQNIFQQDTLTLTWDFFGKQGRGTDY
- a CDS encoding signal peptidase I, which encodes MRIKKMINNTLSSIMLVIFILLVIAVVLSKASGGEPAFFGYQIKSVLSGSMEPGIQTGSIVALKPGGDMNRFKKGDVITFRNEENLLITHRVVEATMNNATGEAMYRTKGDNNDAPDMNPTSSTNVVAEYIGVTVPYVGYAMNFAVSKAGSVVLMIVPGLMLLLYALYSSWKAVAALEKKNAAILPASPPPTEIQ